CGGGTTTTGCTGTTTGATAACTGATTAAACTGCGTAGTTCGCGACGATTCGGTAACCGCCAATCGTGATTGTTGGCATAATTGCGTTGATTCAGGGTGTCAATAAAGGCTAAAGCTTCTACCCAAGTTAGGGGAAATTCTGCAAGATTAGCTTGTTGTAGCCACCATAATCCGGTTAACTGATCCAAAACCTGTTGGTCTTGAACTACAAAACGGGGTTGCGGCCAAGGTTGGCCCACTTGAAATTCAGCATCTTGACCACTACCACGACAGGCAATCGGCTCACCTTGGGTATTATGACAGCTGGTTTGACCACTATTTAAAATATATTGGCTCATCAGTTATCCGATCCTAATAGTTGGGCGATTGTGATTAATAAATTTTCTATATAAATCGGCTTAGTTAAATAAGCATCACATCCCATTTGATAAGCATACGCTTGGTCTTGGGTTAAATGAGAATTAGAGAGTGCAATGATGGCTTGCTTAAAGCCTTGAGCGCGTATCTGAGTTATCATTTCATAATTTTGAATGGATTGTATATCGAGCAATAAGAGCTGTGGCTGTATTTGCAGCGTCATCTCAATGGCTTCATCGCCATTACGCATACACATGACCTGATAACCGGCTTCTTCTAAATAAATTTTAATTAATTTACTTATTTCATTGTTATTATCAGCAATTAAAATATCTACTTGACATGTATCATCATAGGATTCTGAGTGCGCTGCAGGGGCTGCTATTGTGCCCTGAAATAAAAAAGCTTGGCCAGCATTTAGGGAGTCAATCTGTAACTGCCCCCCCATCCGCTGGATAAGTTGACGACTGACAGTAGTATTGACTGAGGAGAAGACCTCAGTATTTGAAGTGGGGTTAACAAGGGCGCCAGTAATACTAAATTCCAGTCGCTGCGCGTGCCAAGCGAATGTCAGTTGAATGATGCCTTGGGTGGTTAATTTAAAGGCTTGTACAATTAAATCAATTAAAATTTGCCGTACATATAATTCATCAATTAATAAGGTAGGGAGATTTTGAGCCAGTCGAATATCAAGTCGTCCCGGTGGGGATGAGCCTTCCGGTTGAAACAAGGTTATTAAATCAGTCACTAATTGTTTTATTTCACATGGGATTGGTTGTAATTGAATGTCGGTTAGTTCGGTTTTGGTTTGTTCTAAAATATTATCGACAAGTTGTAAGACTTGATTGACTTTGGTTTGCATCAAAACAAACGGGTCAGTTTGCTGATTTTTTAAATGCTTAATAACATCACAAACTTGCGTATCATTCATCCATGAAGTCAATGAAGTGTGTAGTGTTTGTGATAATTGAGTGAGCAGACGTTGTTGATTTAAACTTGCTTGCTCTAAGCGTTGTTTATCTTGAGCGAGAATTTTGCGGGTGGTTTCTAATTCTTGAAGTAATCGACTTTGGCGATAGGTCAGTAGGCTGAGATTATTCACCTGTTGTTGCATCTTTTGTTGACGTTCATAGTCCACAGTGGCATCAAGCAACAAAACCCAAGTTATTGCTGTTGTGGGAATAATATGTACATGGGCATAATGACCTTGTTCTATGGCTAAAAACCGAAGTATTTGGGTGTGAGTGACCGGCAATAAACCTTCGAGAAAACTGACTTGCTCGGTTATGGGCAAGCCAAGGGTTAATTCCGCTAAACCAAAATGACGCCAATGACCGCCAAAGTCTATTAAATCCCCTGTGGCATCAATTTTGAGATAACTGATTAGAGTTGTTGATAACCATAAGGAACGCAAATATCTAGCAAGTGTTAATGGAATGTGAGCAGCCACGAGGTTTCAATTATTCAGATTCATTAAACGTTAACAATTTGAAGCGCTAAGTATAAAAAGGCATCTTCAACGCCAAGTCCGGTTCTGGCACTGGTTTGAGTTAATTGCCAACCTTGCTGGGTTTTTTCGTCAATAAGCTTTTGATTAATTTCCCATTGTTCATGCAGATCGGCCTTATTTAATAATAATATAAATGGTTTTTCACCGATTTGCGTGGTCACGGCCTGTTTCAGATTCAAGGCATTGTGCCAAGTAGGTAAACGCGTACCATCAACCACTAATAAAAAACCTGCTGCACCACGAAGATAAGAAGCAGTCGTGGTGGTCAAAGCATGACTACCGGCAATATCCCATAAAATGAGTTTAATTTGATGATTATTAGGTAAATTAACGATCTTGGTATCAATTTTAACACCCACTGTGGTTAAATATTTCTCTGAAAATGTCTGCCGCACAAATCGAGTCACCAAACTGGTTTTGCCCACAGAAAAGTCGCCAATCATACAAATTTTTTTTTGTAACATTTCGTATTAGATACCGTTTAAAGTGGTTGTGCACATGATATGCGCCGGATTTTAAAAATCAATCCTGAGAGACGGTAACCGT
The genomic region above belongs to Acidobacteriota bacterium and contains:
- a CDS encoding response regulator gives rise to the protein MAAHIPLTLARYLRSLWLSTTLISYLKIDATGDLIDFGGHWRHFGLAELTLGLPITEQVSFLEGLLPVTHTQILRFLAIEQGHYAHVHIIPTTAITWVLLLDATVDYERQQKMQQQVNNLSLLTYRQSRLLQELETTRKILAQDKQRLEQASLNQQRLLTQLSQTLHTSLTSWMNDTQVCDVIKHLKNQQTDPFVLMQTKVNQVLQLVDNILEQTKTELTDIQLQPIPCEIKQLVTDLITLFQPEGSSPPGRLDIRLAQNLPTLLIDELYVRQILIDLIVQAFKLTTQGIIQLTFAWHAQRLEFSITGALVNPTSNTEVFSSVNTTVSRQLIQRMGGQLQIDSLNAGQAFLFQGTIAAPAAHSESYDDTCQVDILIADNNNEISKLIKIYLEEAGYQVMCMRNGDEAIEMTLQIQPQLLLLDIQSIQNYEMITQIRAQGFKQAIIALSNSHLTQDQAYAYQMGCDAYLTKPIYIENLLITIAQLLGSDN
- a CDS encoding Rab family GTPase — translated: MLQKKICMIGDFSVGKTSLVTRFVRQTFSEKYLTTVGVKIDTKIVNLPNNHQIKLILWDIAGSHALTTTTASYLRGAAGFLLVVDGTRLPTWHNALNLKQAVTTQIGEKPFILLLNKADLHEQWEINQKLIDEKTQQGWQLTQTSARTGLGVEDAFLYLALQIVNV